GCCCTACGCCATAATCAACACGCACGGCCAATCCTTTTTCCACATCAAAAAAGTAGCGGATGCCGCCGCCGTAGTTGGGTTTTAGTTCGGATGTGCTGAAGCTGCTTTTAAAAACTTCGCCACCACCTACAAAACCTGCAAAGCCAATGCGTTTGCTGAGGCGGTAACGTAACTCGGCCTGGCCGGCAATCATATTGCGATCGCGGAAACGGCCGTTGTAATAGCCGCGCATCAGTTCGTCGCTGCCTATATCCGGTAGTAAATAAAACGGCGAGCTACTGCCGGTAAGGCTTTGCTCCTGGATATCGAAACCCAACACCCATTTAGGTGCCAGCAAAAAAAACTGCGAGTATTCGATATTGAAAAATCCACCCTTATAATCGTTATTGCCAAACATGCCATGGATGGCCTGGAAATAGGCATTCACAACAAGGCCTTTAGTGGTGTAGGTATTATTGTTCCTGTTATCGAACACGATAGTTGGACCGATATAGGCACTCGGGCCGCCGCCGCGGTATTCAACCCGCGGGTCGGTATAAAATATGCCTGTCCGGTCATCGTCTCTGAAACTGTAATCCCAGGCTCCGGCGGTTATCCCGGCATACAGGTTATTGGTGATCTTTTTTTCGCCGATGAAGTGCACGCGGAAACGTTTCTGGCCAATGCGGTCGGAGTTGATCCGGAGGGTATTGTTACCTATCCCGTAAAAGTTAAACGGAAAATTGATGTAGCTAACACCGGCTGTGAGGTGATATTTGTTGCCCGGTGTCCAGTAGCTGCTGGTTAAGCTTACGCGGCTTTGGCCTTTGGTAGTTAATGATGCATAACCAAAAACGTTTGATACACGGGTGTTTAATTTAGAGGTATCGGTATAAAACGAAAGCAGGCCGGCACCGCCAACTTCGAGGCCGGTTTCGGGGGCCGAACTTAATACCGGTAAAATAACAAAACTGCTTTTGCGGGTAGTATCTTTATCAAAGTACATACGCTTTATTGCGCGTGATATTTGCGAAAAGGCGCCGGTTGAACAAACGCAAAGCAATATTAATGTGATAAGTTTCTTCATAGCCATTTGTAACGGCTAATATAACCTATTTTGTTCCTTTTGGTTTATCATTTATACTTAAAAATCTTAATTTCGATTATCGAAACCTTATCAAAATTCTATGCGTTTTTACAGTACTTATAAACAAAAGACAGGCACCTGGTTTTTTGTGATACTTGCGGCAATTATTATTTGCATCTTTTTATTTAGACAGCGAAATGAGCCGGTAAATCATAACCATGATCATATTGATCAACTAACCATAGCGCTGGCTATAAGAGATCAGCCCAAACCTGCCGATACCACCATTGTAAACATCA
The sequence above is a segment of the Mucilaginibacter celer genome. Coding sequences within it:
- a CDS encoding polymerase: MKKLITLILLCVCSTGAFSQISRAIKRMYFDKDTTRKSSFVILPVLSSAPETGLEVGGAGLLSFYTDTSKLNTRVSNVFGYASLTTKGQSRVSLTSSYWTPGNKYHLTAGVSYINFPFNFYGIGNNTLRINSDRIGQKRFRVHFIGEKKITNNLYAGITAGAWDYSFRDDDRTGIFYTDPRVEYRGGGPSAYIGPTIVFDNRNNNTYTTKGLVVNAYFQAIHGMFGNNDYKGGFFNIEYSQFFLLAPKWVLGFDIQEQSLTGSSSPFYLLPDIGSDELMRGYYNGRFRDRNMIAGQAELRYRLSKRIGFAGFVGGGEVFKSSFSTSELKPNYGGGIRYFFDVEKGLAVRVDYGVGQKVPNEKRLTGFYIGLGQSF